A window from Henckelia pumila isolate YLH828 unplaced genomic scaffold, ASM3356847v2 CTG_466, whole genome shotgun sequence encodes these proteins:
- the LOC140872432 gene encoding bidirectional sugar transporter SWEET3, with product MDQKLRLPVGILGNAASMLLYAAPILTFSRVIRKKSTEEFSCTPYIIALLNCLLYTWYGLPVVSYKWENFPVVTINGLGILLEFSFIMIYLYFASANRKRKVVMLTIPVLLVFCLTAILSAFVFHDHHHRKMFVGSIGLTASVAMYGSPLVVMKQVIQTKSVEFMPFYLSLFSFLASSLWMAYGLLSHDLFLASPNLVGSPLGILQLLLYCKYRNVGITEEPKEWDLEKNYTKQMPHLKASAEKDEEKLMQSLKANPPAKNDEKSTENFELVVTDTTNGQT from the exons ATGGATCAAAAATTGCGTCTGCCAGTAGGCATTTTGG GAAATGCAGCCTCCATGCTACTATACGCGGCGCCAAT ATTAACTTTCTCAAGGGTGATAAGAAAGAAAAGCACTGAAGAGTTTTCGTGTACTCCGTATATCATAGCTCTATTAAATTGTTTACTTTACACTTGGTATGGCTTGCCAGTTGTAAGTTACAAGTGGGAAAACTTTCCAGTGGTCACTATTAATGGTTTGGGCATTCTTTTGGAGTTCTCCTTCATAATGATATATCTCTACTTTGCTTCAGCAAATAGGAAG AGGAAGGTGGTCATGTTAACAATACCTGTTCTCCTGGTGTTCTGCCTCACTGCAATTCTATCAGCATTTGTCTTTCATGATCACCACCATCGCAAGATGTTTGTTGGAAGCATCGGCCTGACAGCATCTGTAGCAATGTATGGTTCTCCGCTGGTGGTTATG AAACAAGTGATACAAACTAAGAGCGTGGAGTTTATGCCATTCTACTTGTCATTATTCTCGTTTCTGGCTAGTTCACTCTGGATGGCTTACGGATTACTAAGCCACGATCTTTTCCTTGCG TCTCCAAACCTGGTTGGTAGCCCTCTAGGCATCCTCCAGCTTTTGCTATACTGCAAGTACAGAAATGTGGGAATTACGGAAGAGCCTAAAGAATGGGATCTGGAAAAAAATTACACGAAGCAAATGCCACATCTGAAGGCAAGTGCAGAAAAGGATGAAGAGAAGTTGATGCAATCTTTGAAGGCAAACCCACCGGCAAAAAATGATGAGAAATCAACAGAGAATTTTGAGCTTGTGGTTACTGATACAACAAATGGACAAACGTGA
- the LOC140872431 gene encoding putative pentatricopeptide repeat-containing protein At3g25970: MPKLSFGFLTNLRKSLKMAVGSSPIYGTWKHQRLKGNPDADVVATNKCIKFYSDKGELEHARHLFGEMLERTVVSWNTMITGYFRWNMFSEALDLLSVMHHSNVKFDETTYSMSLSLCARAQLLVVGKQIHGMLLKSGLERFKFVGSALLYMYGNCYEIGDGMRVFGELHEENELLWSLMLVAYVECNLLSEAVSVFERMPRRGVVEWSKLISGFVNCEAGCEKALKLFKKMNERNEAVPNEFTLDCAVKACGRLEDVWVGRVVHGLTIKLGFEFERSIISSLIYFYSSCKLMDDAMRVYDGIMIPCLDDSNELICGLVKLGQIKNAESIFTNMIEKNPVSYNLMIKGYDMCGRFEDSEMLFMQMPVKNLASVNTMITVYARNGHIDKAVDLFEMTKVDGGSITWNSMIKGYIHNDQHENALKLYSSMLRSSISQTRSTFSALFQACACLGFLLQGQVLHAHLEKTPFSSNVYVGTSLIDMYSRCGSLADARASFGCISSPNVAAWTALINGHAHHGLGTDALSFFSAMLEMGINPNAATFVAVLSACTRIGLLNEGIHLFYSMKEHYGIIPTIEHFTCVVDLLGRSGLLREAEELMESMPIEADKILLISLLNSCCFWMDREMGERVAEKIFALDPNPSSACVIMSNIYSGLGKWGEKLMVRELLTELGVKKDPGCSWIDVNNRVHVFSVDDRKRPDSNMIAYLESLTRNAYSTSLLNFLSPHLIS; the protein is encoded by the coding sequence ATGCCCAAACTGAGTTTCGGTTTTTTGACAAACCTCAGAAAATCACTGAAGATGGCCGTGGGATCGTCGCCAATTTATGGCACCTGGAAGCACCAACGCTTGAAAGGGAATCCAGATGCAGACGTTGTTGCGACGAATAAATGCATCAAGTTCTACAGCGATAAGGGGGAACTCGAACATGCCCGGCATCTGTTCGGTGAAATGCTTGAACGAACTGTGGTCTCGTGGAACACCATGATTACTGGATACTTCAGATGGAATATGTTTTCAGAAGCTTTAGACTTGCTTTCTGTTATGCATCACTCTAATGTGAAGTTTGACGAGACTACTTATTCGATGTCGCTGAGCTTATGTGCACGTGCGCAGTTGCTGGTTGTTGGGAAGCAGATTCATGGTATGCTTTTGAAATCTGGACTCGAAAGATTCAAGTTTGTGGGAAGTGCATTGCTATATATGTATGGTAATTGTTATGAAATCGGGGATGGAATGAGGGTGTTCGGTGAGTTGCACGAGGAAAATGAATTATTATGGAGTTTGATGTTAGTTGCTTATGTTGAGTGCAATTTACTTAGTGAAGCAGTTAGTGTCTTTGAAAGAATGCCGAGGCGGGGTGTGGTGGAGTGGTCTAAATTGATTTCGGGTTTTGTGAACTGTGAGGCTGGGTGCGAGAAGGCATTGAAGTTGTTTAAGAAGATGAATGAGAGAAATGAGGCTGTTCCAAATGAGTTTACTTTGGATTGTGCTGTGAAAGCTTGTGGTAGATTAGAAGATGTGTGGGTAGGAAGGGTGGTTCATGGGCTTACAATAAAACTTGGGTTTGAATTTGAACGTTCAATAATTAGTTCATTGATTTACTTTTATTCTAGCTGCAAGCTTATGGATGATGCTATGAGAGTTTATGATGGGATAATGATTCCCTGTTTGGATGATTCAAATGAGTTAATTTGTGGGCTTGTGAAATTGGGTCAGATTAAAAATGCAGAGTCAATCTTTACTAATATGATCGAAAAGAATCCAGTCTCTTATAATCTGATGATCAAAGGGTATGATATGTGCGGCCGATTTGAGGATTCGGAAATGTTGTTTATGCAAATGCCTGTGAAGAATTTAGCTTCTGTGAATACTATGATCACAGTTTATGCTAGGAACGGTCATATTGACAAAGCTGTGGATCTATTTGAAATGACAAAAGTAGACGGGGGATCCATTACCTGGAATTCAATGATTAAGGGATATATTCACAATGATCAGCATGAAAATGCATTGAAACTGTACTCATCAATGCTCAGGTCATCAATAAGCCAAACCAGATCCACCTTCTCTGCTCTGTTTCAGGCCTGTGCATGCTTAGGGTTTCTGCTACAGGGTCAGGTACTTCATGCACATCTGGAAAAAACTCCATTTTCATCCAATGTATACGTTGGCACATCTCTCATTGACATGTACTCAAGATGTGGAAGCCTTGCCGATGCAAGGGCATCATTCGGCTGCATTTCTTCTCCCAATGTGGCTGCCTGGACTGCTTTAATTAATGGGCATGCACATCATGGACTTGGCACTGATGCATTGTCGTTCTTTTCTGCTATGTTGGAAATGGGGATAAATCCAAATGCTGCAACTTTTGTTGCTGTCCTATCTGCTTGCACACGCATAGGTTTATTGAATGAAGGGATCCATCTTTTCTACTCAATGAAAGAGCACTATGGTATAATTCCAACCATAGAACACTTTACATGTGTAGTGGATCTTCTTGGTCGATCTGGTCTTCTAAGAGAAGCTGAGGAACTTATGGAGTCGATGCCAATTGAAGCAGACAAAATTCTCTTGATATCATTGCTCAATTCTTGTTGCTTTTGGATGGACAGGGAAATGGGTGAGAGAGTGGCAGAAAAAATTTTCGCTTTGGACCCTAATCCATCATCTGCCTGTGTTATAATGTCTAATATTTATTCAGGTTTAGGGAAGTGGGGGGAGAAGCTAATGGTTAGGGAACTTTTGACAGAATTGGGAGTCAAGAAGGACCCTGGCTGTAGTTGGATAGATGTAAACAACAGAGTTCATGTATTTTCTGTAGATGATAGAAAGCGTCCAGATTCTAATATGATAGCATATTTAGAATCCCTAACAAGAAATGCATATTCTACAAGTCTATTAAATTTTCTTTCTCCACATCTAATATCATAG